In Pangasianodon hypophthalmus isolate fPanHyp1 chromosome 13, fPanHyp1.pri, whole genome shotgun sequence, the genomic window CCTCTCGCGCGCGTTCGCTGTTTCTCCGAGGAGCTCGTGGGAGAGACGCGGCCGAGCAGCCGGTAGATCACAGACATGATTTGTGTTTTCTTGGCGTTCTTCGCTCACGTCTTCAAGACAGGTGAGTGCTGTGTGAAGACTGGGCTTCATCCTGATTAGCTGAAATATACTCAGTGTTCTCAGGAAAACTCGCGTTATCCCTTTTACcggttagtgtgtgagtgtgtgctagCTAAGCTGAGTATCTTAGAGTAGCCATGCTGGGTTTAGTCCATATACTTAGCCTTTACTAGaggggtgtgggtgtgtgtgtaaaagcactTTTACAATGAAACGCACACACttggtatttattttatacgTTTTTTATCTTCATCTCCATATTTTGCTTTTAAGCTctagcaaaaaacaaacaaaaaaaaaaacacagcctcAAGACAGTATAACTTACATGCtgcccttgtgtgtgtgtgtgtgtgtgtgtgtgagtgtgagaaacCTAAATGATAATACACGCGTCCATCATTTCATTGAATACAAActctccacttgaacttgaccCTGCTgataaagtacattttaattgtttttttttcttttaaatatttaattagcaTAAGCAGTTAATGCAGCTAGCCTAACAAAGACGTCCAGGTTTGGTTTCCTAATCCTGTATCCCATACTGAAGCTCTGGTGATGTGAATCACCACAACAGCGTGcctgtatctgtaacacactgaaaaacTGTTTGAAAtatagttttagtttttttttctttttttcataattatcaGTGTTTTGTTTCCTTTCTCATCCTGCACGAGCGCCATTATTTAAACACGAGCCAGCCAAGGTGTAGCTGTGACGTCATCACGTGTTGGTTACCTGgctgtcacatttatttatttatttattcattcattcattcattcattcagtgaaAACCAAGAATTTTAAAACAAGATGTCATTCAAGTTCCAAGTTACTCAGTTAAACATATAACAGGGGCTCAGACACAACATAATATTAACCACaggatttaaaacaaaaaaaagaaagaaaaaaaatagacaccTGACAAAGCTCAACAAGATCCATAGTAACTTTGGAAAACTACTGCATCCACATCAATGATGATAAATTTATCACAGTGGTATTAACactatttttataacaaattgTATTTATCAGATACTGTAAACAAAAacccatttttttatttttaatgtttgggggggatttaaaaaatctgcattTGTGGATAAAATGCTTAGCCAATAATATAgtgttatttataaaaaaaaaaaaaaaccaacttaTATGGCCATCTTCTTCATAGTTCCcgtatttaatgtctacaaaagcCAAGTTCAAAACAACTACCTTTTTATCAGTTAACCAAACTTTCACTCCATCCCAAAAGGCATGAGAGAAtttgcttttgaaaaaaaaagatgtgcttAGTGTTCTCGGTAGAGGAGTACCTGCCTGTCacatatgaaatattttctgtaacacATTCATATTTCTGTAACGTCATTCATATGCAGTGTCTATAAAGCTCAGAGTGGAAATCCGAACAAAAACTAAGACTCAGCTCTGTCAGGACATCGCTGTGTTTCTCCACCTGCTTGATTTGCCTGATGCAAactcattttattattgttatttaaatgaCATGGTGGCAGTGGACACCACTGTCGAGTTTTACAAGTTATTCTAGTTTTAATAATGAAGGTGGTACAGTAATAAAGCTTACAGCAGCACCTGTGTGTtagataggtgtgtgtgtaggtgtgtttcCAAATTTTAAGTCCTGGTGCTCATGGTAGTTGGAATTGTGTAATTTGGAAGCTGTTAGTGCCTGGTGTGTTTAATAACGAACAACATTTCCCATGCATCCGAGCGCCTGCTCTAGAAAAGAGGCTAGAGGCTAAAGTTGGAAATTAATACAGACCTGCCATGTCACGGTTATTCCATGTAATGACACCAAAATGAAGCGTTCTTTAGCCGTAGTAGAGAATCAAGGCAAGAGGCGTCGAAAAGAAAGCGCAGATGGCAAAGTGGTCAACAGTGAGTCATGAGTCAGGTTTCAATGAGAGGGAGAAGTCTATAATAATACTAGTGCTAATGTTAGCATCAACTTTCCAGTGTGTAAAGAAATTCTCCTGACTAATTTATAACCAATATCAACAACTGGTGTTCTGATATCTGCGTACTGAAAGAGCTTaacattaaaaagtaaagaaattaaCACGAAAAACTCtccattcagattttttttacagttacaaattCCACTCATGTGAACGAACACTTTTTAGAAGTATtatatgagaggaataaaacacaatggggaatgctgttataggaaaataatcagtgacagggtggtgtgattattgtcagagctgttatgtaagcaataacacactccaaacaTTTGTGCATTATTTGCGTATAACCACAGTGTGGAGCGTGTTTTTCTGCTTATACCATAGTGATTTGTCAACAagtacaatgtttaatttattaacgaacGACATGTCATGCTCTTTTACAGTTTATACttcaatttaatgttgtggaacatctgagagacaAACAGTCATTactgcgataaacagtcattcctcaccagcatctctctctctctctctctctctctctctctctctctctctctctctctctctctctcttgctctctctcttccagAAAACCTatgcatgcatttaaaaaaaaaaaatttccttttGATTTCAGCATTATGTTCCTAATGGACTAATGTTCCATATAGGAAACTGTTCATTTTCTATCTAAAATTCAATATAAGAATAAGCATAATTAATGATCAGATTGAATCTAATTGCAATTTTAATACACACCAACAAATAAACGTGGGGGTACATTTTTGCTTGttatttgactttttaaattatacttGTAATATGAgtcttgtggtgtgtgtgtgtgtgtgtgtgtgtgtgtgtgtgtgtaaggtgggTTGTTGATTTTTcgttctttcgttctttctttctttttactgtaAGTGGTCTGTGATTGCAGAAAAGTTtacaacaaaacagcaaaaccacCCAATCAGATGTTAGTTGTGGCATATAAGCACAGTTATTACTCATTTCAAAGCAATTAAACTTAAACTCAGGATATTTCTCATGCAGAAATCATCTGCCTTATTGTCAGATGGTTGCAATGATAGCTGTAACATGGGGTCAGTAGCAGCACAAAGTAGTGTAATTGCCCCATATTTGAACCACAGAaaccctggctatgcttcacagatcCCTGGGGTTCCTGGCCCACTCTTTGAAAAAGAAAGTGTTGGCTTATTAGATTGATGTTGATGAGAAGTGTAAAGTGCAGCTGGTGTCTGGATTTGCAGGATGGACGGGTGTGAACGAGCGCACTTTCATCGCCGTGAAGCCTGACGGTGTCCAGAGGAGGCTGGTGGGAGAAATCATCCGCCGCTTTGAAAGAAAAGGCTTTAAACTGGTCGGCCTGAAATTCCTGCAGGTAAGAAAAACCCTTACCCTTAAATAGTGCCTATGTGTACACATAACGTACACATAAAAACCATGCTTATAGGCTGGCATGATATTCTGAGTGCCATGTTACTAGTGAAAGCCCAACAGCCACAGCTAAACCTGAATTTCAGCTTGTGTTTTCATTGGCTTATGTAAGTCACACAGCTTGAGATAGAGACTCGGAATTGCTGTTTCAATTCTAAGATCATTTGTATTTCTACATGGGCGAACCTATGCACTAAGCACTTAAATgaacataaattttttttaaaaattacttgTACGGTTTTTGATGCTGTACCAATTTCTTTGTACCAACTTCCCTGTAGCAGCTTTTAAGCTTGACAGTATTTTTAGACCCTGACCTATTtatactagcatgaggatatgtttttgatggaCACTACAACAGAAAAAGGAGAACTCATTGTctgcaatgtttattttatacaaacagttttgcttaTTCTATtaaagggtgccagtaattctggatttggattgcaacttttttttctatctggATTGTCCCGTCAATAAATTTTATGTACCATATCACAAAcctgtatttctttgtgtgcgtgtttatgGTTGGTTAGGCTTCTGAGGAGCAATTGAGGGAGCACTACTGGGAATTGAGAGAGAAGCCATTCTACAAAGGCCTTGTGAAATACATGAGCTCTGGGCCTATTGTAGCAATggtaagacacacacattcatccagAGTTTATTCCTCTGCTCCTCCACATTTGATTTTCTAATTGCATCCTGTACTACAGTTGTATGGAATAAATTCTCAAAacttgtttgatttgtttgtgtgaaCCACTACAATCCTTTAAATCTCACACAGGTATGGCAAGGTCTGGATGTGGTGAAAACATCCAGAAAGATGCTTGGCGAGACAAACCCTGCAGACTCTCTTCCAGGAACCATCCGAGGAGATTACGGTGTGGAAGTGGGCCGGTAAGTCACAGTGTCTGTTAATTATGTTAAAGTGTAGCTAATGGGACTAGGTACCAAAATTAGCACTACACTACAGGAGTGGACAGATCACTAGATTATGTGTCTGggctgttgttttatttgtagttaCCCGGTGGACAAGTAGGCTTGataggctgctgctgctgatgtagCAGTCACCAATGTTGTTTTTTAAGAAGAGTCTTCTGACTGGCTACATAGTCATCCATTCCCTGGGAATTTGCATATTGCTTCGTATCCCTTAGTCAGCGTTAATGAACTAAACTAATTCTTAATACATTATTACAATACATTAGCTAACAAGGTACTGGGCAACACTTTGGAGCTTTCACTTGCacagtgggctagctaataaattgaTAATTTGGCTGTCTCTGCACTATAGTTATCCATGCTTTATATTCCCTAAACCACTAAAACCCCATAGTAAGAAAGAAGTGATTTCAGGAAATGCTAGgccaaataaattattaaaagataactgttttgaaatgtttttatgagattttttttttaatcactaatGGAAAATTTTGCAGAGAAAATCTCCTGAAGATACAACTTTGGATGCACTTGAGCCACATGTTAATTTTTATCCATGCCTTCATCCTGTATGTCTAAATCAGGCCTCAGTATTTCAGGATGACAGGATCAGTATTTTTCAAGAGATGACATGCAGAGCAGATTACAAGATAGTAGCTAAGTACTGGCTAGTCCTCATTAAACTGGTGTATGTCTTGTGTTGCAGGAACGTTGTCCATGGAAGTGACTCAGTGGAGAGTGCACAGAGAGAAATCTCCCTGTGGTTCAAAGAGCATGAGCTCGCCTGCTGGGAAGAGAGCACTGAGCAGTGGATCTACGTATGATGCCCTCTCTTTACCACATCAACACACAGCATTGTAACCTGATGTATGTCTAGCAATATGAAATTTTTCCCTGAAGTACAATTCTACAGAATTGGTACAAAAGTTTGAATTCTTTGTGGCATTTCTAGAGGTCTAGTGAGTGGCATGGTAGAGCTCTCTAccaaaatgtacacacacaaaggatTTGAGCTGTGGATGTGCTGAAATGAACCATTTCCATTTCATAAGCTAAATAGAGTCAGATGTCAAAACTACAAATCGTTATAGGACTTATTGTTGAAATAAGTCTTGTTGCTATTTGAGAAGCTAAAATCTTGATTAGTAGTtaaaaaacacatgctgtttCCTTTGCTCGTCTTTTTGCAATGTTCAAAACTTAGTTGGGTATCTTTAGTGGTCCTgctttttgcatgttttcctgGATAGaggcataaaaacaaaaacgtgacactataaaatatttatcttcTGCTCATTCATCCAGGGCCTGTTAGTCATTAGTTAGCTTGCTGTTTAAATGCTGACTACTGTTGCATATTCAGTTCTGTTTCTATATGGATTTAGGTTTATATTGATAATTTGACGTTTCCTAGACTTTTTCCACTAGCATTGATGCCCTGGCcgcaataaaaagaaaaaaaaataataaatcagtgtCCTGAATTTCAGTTCTGTCCAAGAATTTAAATTTTAGCACATCACTCTTGTCAGCTTGTGTGAATAATTGCAGATTTAAACCAAAAACTGATCTAGTAGTTGAGCAATGCAGAATTTATAATCTTGACCAAAATGTACTGCACTTATAACAGAAGGAAGGCTTGTGCTACCATGAGCCATAGACCACTCCAGCAAATTGATTAAAGCTATACGCATGTTCAAACTTAAGGAAAGGAAAACACCAGCATTGTTTCAATATTGCATGGGTCCTCTTGTAGATCCTGAAGTGCATGTTACTGTATGTATGGATGAGAATAATGACAAAAGCAATAATGAGCTGAGTGAGCTTGTTCGCCTTACAGGCCTTACACTTGTGCTGTTTTTACACTCCAGCTTTGGCgcctgctattttttttttttttttttttttttttttaaactacgtTTAGTTGTTTCTTGTGCTCTGCTGCCCAAATAGCGTGTTAATAaagggtaaataaaataaagggtTTTCTAAAGCCATTCACTTTATATGTACATGTTACTCAACAGTGCATCAGCTACAATCCTAAAGCCTCTTGGAAGGCCGTGTAACCCGTAACCTAATAGGCATATCAAgtttaaggaaataaacaagGCACTGAAAATGTTGTGTTTAAAGTACACATTTTAGTGTAGGGAAAATGGCTACAAAGTACAAGATGATCACACGAGTAAATCTCTTCAGAGCAcgaatatgtttaatatttaatatttaaccacACATAAGAGAACATATATTGTTACATACAGACGATCAGATCGGTCCTTTCAACTGTCAGTCAAACCAGTAGCCAATCATAGAACTTGTGTGTGTCCCACAAAACCCAGTCTACTTTGAAGATAAAGCCAGCTCACAGCTTACCTGATGGATATGTCTTACTTTCTGTATGTTAATTTAGGGTGGTGTTTaaacaattttgtatttattgactTTATCTGCCATAtcagtgacattttaaatatttgaaacagGTCTCCTTCAAATGTGCTTTCTTATCTTATTGTCATTTCAATTCCTGAGCCATCAGGTATCACACTTTCAATTACTCCCCTAAAATGACACTACGTTGTATGTACCGAGCCTCAATATTTACACCTTTGTACACATCCCTTGCGTCTTCCCCACCATCCTCCTTATTACATCATATAAACAAATTCCTAAATAAGGATCATACAAACCAAAGAGCTCTGCAAACCCTTTTAACCAATCACAGCTCCCTATCCTTATTCCACCTGGAATAAAAGCAACTATCCAGTGAGCTGTGAGCTGGTGGACAAGTAAGAATAGCGCAAGAGCATGTTTATACATTTGGCAAAAACTGAGTTATTCTGAGAAAGGTAGTTGTATCGAATGCATTTATAATTGCCGTTCAGCTGTAAGATGTAGAAGAGTCTTGAGCTGTTCGCATTGGAGTAAAGGGCAGTCACAGGGGCAAATCAGCCAACATACAGGGGATAGTTACAATTTAGGGATGGTAAATACAGGCCTTAGGGGGTAGTTACAGAGCTTACATACAGAATTTAAGGGGCATTGTTAGGAATACACAAGGTTTCATAGAGAATATTTGGGGCCAAAGTTACAAGATGGGGAATGCAGGCATAAAGTGTCTGATAGCATTACTCGGGGACATAGGACACCTGCCAAACAATAATATGGCTCCTCTCAGCTTTAGACAATGTTGGCTTAATCTGAGGGGCTTCGCCATCTGCCTCCTCAGTTTCATCATCCTCACCATCACCTGGAATAAAAATGACCAGAAACAAATGATTATCAATAATGTTCAATGCAGTTCAAATCACATTATATAGTTCAAATTACAATATAATTTTAGGATATACTGCCTCGCCCActgtacattcattcattcattcattcatttttgttactGCTTTAtactggagcctgtcccaggaatGGGACgctagtccattgcagggcaccattcatacatacacattcatacacataaAGTAGCCGGTCACCTATCATCATCTTTTTCGGAGGCAGGAGTAAACTGGAAAACCCAGAAAACTTGCCGAACTCCACAAAGATAATTGCTTTAAATCTACACCACAATGCTGCCCCACTACTTCAAACGCCCCAGTAGTTCTGTGCttttgtatgtgtgtcagtgttgcTCACCTATGCGGAAATCAATGTAGCCCTCCCCTCCACTGAGGACCAACACGTTCTGAACACTCTGAGCTTCTGTCTCCGCTGGGGCTGAAGAACCCTGAGACTCTGATGGACTATCCAGGACACTGCCATTTAGGGTGGCCAGCACGttgcctggaaaaaaaatgaaaacagcaaTGAGGTAAAAAGCCTATATATGTTTACACCTTATTCTAAAATCAAAGagtaacaaataaattattgtaataCTCTTTTAAGTACATTTTGAAGAGTAATTAAAAGACACTAAAGGGGAAGTCAGCACATACCTGGCACTGACACGAAAAATTTGACTGCATCCCGGTGCCCATGGAAGCACAGCTGAGCCTGGGCCATGGAGCAGTATGGGATGAAGCTACCATTGCCTTTGTCTGAGTTGCTGTCATCAGCATATACATGGATCACACCTCCTGATGATGTGGGAGACACCTTGTTTGCTAGAAATGAAGCACAAGAAATCTATTAGCAACAAACCGATTGACGAGAAATAATAGCAGACCAACGcctaaaggagcagtttgta contains:
- the nme3 gene encoding nucleoside diphosphate kinase 3; translated protein: MICVFLAFFAHVFKTGWTGVNERTFIAVKPDGVQRRLVGEIIRRFERKGFKLVGLKFLQASEEQLREHYWELREKPFYKGLVKYMSSGPIVAMVWQGLDVVKTSRKMLGETNPADSLPGTIRGDYGVEVGRNVVHGSDSVESAQREISLWFKEHELACWEESTEQWIYV